The following are encoded together in the Lathyrus oleraceus cultivar Zhongwan6 chromosome 3, CAAS_Psat_ZW6_1.0, whole genome shotgun sequence genome:
- the LOC127128479 gene encoding bidirectional sugar transporter N3: MAISHATLAFAFGMLGNVISFMVFLAPMTTFYRIYKKKSTEGFQSLPYLVALFSSMLWLYYALLKKHEFLLITINSFGCVVELIYIILYIIYATKDARKLTIKLVLAMNIGSFGLILLVTQYALHGPIRVEVLGWICVSISVSVFAAPLTIVAQVVRTKSVEFMPFNLSFTLTLSAIMWFGYGLFLKDICIALPNVLGFALGLVQMILYGIYRNGNKKASPKSVVVANSLGGAGEVFPLEEDVEKGIKREEEEKEKKNMEQV, from the exons ATGGCAATCAGTCATGCAACTTTAGCTTTTGCCTTTGGCATGCTAG GTAATGTCATTTCCTTCATGGTTTTCTTGGCTCCAAT GACGACATTTTATCGCATATACAAGAAAAAATCGACCGAGGGTTTTCAATCGCTACCTTATCTGGTTGCATTATTCAGTTCCATGCTTTGGTTATACTATGCATTACTCAAAAAACATGAGTTTCTCCTAATTACCATCAACTCCTTCGGGTGCGTCGTAGAACTCATTTACATCATCTTGTACATCATTTATGCGACCAAGGATGCAAGG AAACTAACTATTAAGTTAGTTTTGGCGATGAACATTGGATCGTTCGGTTTGATCCTTTTGGTGACGCAGTACGCGTTGCATGGTCCGATTCGTGTTGAAGTTCTTGGATGGATTTGTGTTTCTATATCAGTTAGTGTTTTTGCGGCACCATTAACCATTGTGGCACAAGTTGTTAGAACAAAGAGTGTCGAGTTTATGCCATTCAATTTATCGTTTACTCTCACATTGAGTGCGATCATGTGGTTCGGTTATGGTCTTTTCCTTAAAGATATATGCATTGCT CTACCAAATGTGCTTGGATTTGCACTAGGGTTGGTTCAGATGATACTGTATGGTATTTATAGGAATGGTAACAAAAAGGCTTCACCAAAAAGTGTAGTTGTAGCAAACTCATTAGGAGGAGCTGGTGAAGTGTTTCCATTGGAAGAAGATGTAGAGAAAGGAATCAAGAgggaagaagaagagaaagagaagaagaacATGGAACAAGTTTAA